From one Lolium rigidum isolate FL_2022 chromosome 4, APGP_CSIRO_Lrig_0.1, whole genome shotgun sequence genomic stretch:
- the LOC124648365 gene encoding uncharacterized protein LOC124648365, which produces MHSSLVGHVASGAGFLVISLWQLFNHIRLLALRPSSYVAPVWFPARGVRHLELILIIVGAAISILMELFVSPRKHHPFDDEGSIPSVHLHNLEHASIALALLLFAAVTIHMDRTGTPMRDAVSQLVAAAALTQELLLFHLHSSDHVGVEGQFHWLLQPIIAVTLGATLLWFPSCPRSFAVSLVRSASIVFQGVWLIVMGVMLWTPDLVSKGCFLNLEAGRAVVRCRTDEALARAKSLVNLQFSWYLTGIVLFVVVLYHQLNKVYHEEPPHFLLVKGRHEHGDNFSIGDDHGDDEEDLEAAKALLPSHVHE; this is translated from the coding sequence ATGCACTCATCCCTCGTCGGCCACGTTGCGTCGGGCGCCGGGTTCCTTGTCATCAGCCTGTGGCAGCTGTTCAACCACATCCGGCTGCTAGCGCTGCGTCCCAGCTCCTACGTCGCGCCAGTCTGGTTCCCGGCGCGGGGCGTCCGCCACCTCGAGCTCATACTCATCATCGTCGGCGCGGCCATCTCCATCCTGATGGAGCTCTTCGTCAGCCCTAGGAAGCATCACCCgttcgacgacgagggcagcatccCTTCCGTGCACCTCCACAACCTGGAGCACGCGTCCATCGCCCTCGCCCTGCTCCTCTTCGCCGCGGTCACCATCCACATGGACAGGACCGGGACGCCCATGCGGGACGCCGTCTCGCAGCTGGTCGCCGCGGCGGCGCTCACGCAGgagctcctcctcttccacctccacTCATCGGACCATGTGGGCGTGGAGGGGCAGTTCCACTGGCTGCTGCAGCCCATCATCGCCGTCACGCTCGGCGCCACGCTGCTGTGGTTCCCCAGCTGCCCGCGGAGCTTCGCCGTGAGCCTGGTGCGGTCGGCGAGCATCGTGTTCCAGGGCGTCTGGCTCATCGTCATGGGTGTCATGCTCTGGACGCCGGACCTAGTCTCCAAGGGCTGCTTCCTTAACCTCGAGGCAGGACGCGCTGTCGTCCGGTGCCGCACCGACGAGGCGCTCGCCCGCGCAAAATCGCTCGTCAACCTGCAGTTCAGCTGGTACCTGACCGGCATCGTGTTGTTCGTCGTCGTGCTCTATCACCAGCTCAATAAGGTGTACCACGAGGAGCCGCCGCACTTCCTACTGGTGAAGGGAAGGCACGAACACGGCGACAACTTCAGCATCGGGGACGAtcacggcgatgacgaggaggacctcgAGGCCGCAAAAGCGTTGCTTCCATCACATGTTCATGAGTAA